The segment TGGCTTCATTGTTGTCTTATCAAGACGTGTCAGCTTAATACCGCTCCAAAATGAACCAAAGGACAGCCATGGATTGCCATCCTTGTCAATGACAAGATCACCATCGATTGCATTATAGTTATTGGAAGATACAGAGCGTGTAACAAGCCCATCATCGCGCCATTGGCCGGAAGTAATACTAGAGGTTGAAAGAAGACCGATCAAAGATGTATTGGAGCCGAAGGAAGAAACAGAATAGTAGAGCCAGTACCTGCCATTATAGTAGCTAATATCTGGTGCCCATTGGTTTTTCTCATAATTAGGCACATAGTTGGCCCACCAGGAGGGAGCAGTTGGAAAAATTGTTGGTGCCTGATACCAGTTTGTTCCATTATCACTTCGCAGCACCCTTATTCCATTTGGACTTCCTGTCCCAAATGTGTACCATGTGTTGCCTTCTTTAATAATAGAAGGGTCATGGATTTGCAGGTCCCCTGTCAAACTCCAAAAGCTGGCAGATGCTGAACTGCTGATAGATAAACAAGCCACCAGAACAAGTAATGCTATTTTCAGCTTAAAGCCCTTTCCTTTTCTTTTCATCGTTATCCCCTCATTTCTTTTTTTAAAAGACTAAAAAAACGATACTGGACCCTCCCTTCTGAAAAAATTTCAAACAATTATATATTCTCCCTTTACAATTGAAAACCCTTTCATAAATACACTGAAAATGAATAGGAATGGTAACTGTTTCAAAAAAAAGATACCCTTGCTTGTCAAGGATATCTGTCCATTTATTGCTCACTCTTTTCTCTAAGCAGCTTTACAATTGCGGCCCAGTCGAGATCACTCCAGCCCTGCTCGATTCCTTCTTCATAATGCTTTTTTGCTATTTCGGCAGTTGGCAGGGTGATTTTAGCATTATGCGCTGCTTCAAGCATTAAATTAACGTCCTTCAAGCCTAATGCAAGCTTGAATCCTCCTTCTTCAAATCTTTCTTCTACCATGATTTTCCCGTAGTTTTGATAAACTGGTGAAGCGAACAATGTATTTGCAATTTCTAAAAAGGCGTCTGCCTTGATTCCATACTTTTCAACGAATACAAATGCCTCTGATAATGCCTCAAGCATGGAGACAATTAAGAAGTTATTTCCTAGCTTTACAACATTGGCTAAATGTCCTTTTTCTCCAACTATAAAGATATCTTTGCCCAGCGCATTTAGGACTGGCATAATTTTCTCCCTCGCTTGCTTTGGTCCTGCTACAAGTAATCGCAACGCAGCTGCAGCTGCTGCATCAGGTCGCCCCAATACTGGACAAGACACGAAGGCTTGACTATTTTTCTCGTGATCTTCTTCAAGCTTTTTCGCTAATTCTACACTTAATGTACTGACTGAAACATGAATTCCGCCTTTTGGCAGTCCACTGATTATCCCTTTCTCTCCATAAACTACTGCTTCTGCTGCTTTATCATCAGAAAGTATTGTAAATACGATAGTTGCTTTTTCTGCTGCATCAGCGGGGCTTACTGCCATTTCAGCACCTTTTTCCACAAGTGATTGCCGTTTACTTGCTGTTCTGTTGTAAATGACAAGCTCATGCCCGCTTTTTAATATATTTTCTGCAATTGGTATGCCCATATTGCCAAGTCCAATCAATGCTACCTTCATTTCAGCTCTCCTCAATCTCTATATTGTTGTTATGCTTTATTCGGTGATTTCTGTCATTTTTCCTGCATTGACAAAAACATTTCCTCCTTGCATACATCCTGTTGGAACGAACAAGCTATTTTTATAACACAGTTTTGGAGGACATAATATGCTTATTAAAATAAATGAACATATAGAAAATATTCAGAAGCACAGCAAAGCCTTTCAAGGGATAGACGATCTTGAACCGCTTATCAAGGAAGCCGGGAAGGCTAAATATGTTTTGCTTGGTGAAGCGACACACGGTACAGCTGAATTTTATTCTCTTCGTGCAGAAATTACCAAAAAACTGATTCAGGAACATGGCTTTTCCTTTGTGGCAGTGGAAGGCGACTGGCCGTCTTGCTATGAGGTGAATAAATATGTAAAAAATAACTCAACAGCTGCAAATGCCAAGGAAGTGCTGGCCCATTTTAACCGCTGGCCGACATGGATGTGGGCAAATGAAGAAATCATTCCATTGCTCGAATGGCTGAAAAGCTTTAATAGCAATAAAGAGGCTGGCAATAAAGCTGGTTTTTACGGCTTGGATGTGTATAGCCTTTGGGAGTCAATGGAAGCAATTGTTCACTACTTGCAAGAAACGAAGTCTCCTCATGTGGAAAAGGCATTAAAGGCGATTGAATGCTTTGAGCCGTATAACAGAAAAGCCCAAACGTACGGGATGTCAGCGGCATTACTTGGCGAAAGCTGTCGGGAAGAAATGCTAGAGCTGCTGCAGGCTATCCAGCAGGCTAACAGCAAAAGCGGTGATTTTAACGAAGAAGAGCAGCTTAGTCTTGAGATAAATGCCTTAGTATCGAAAAATGCGGAGAATTATTATAAAACAATGATTACAGATGATCAGGAATCATGGAATATTCGGGATCATCATATGGTCGAAGCATTATCCCATATCAGCAGCTTCTATGGCAGTGATGCAAAAGGGATAATATGGGAGCATAACACTCATATTGGTGATGCGAGGGCAACGACAATGGAGCAGGAAGGCTTAGTGAATGTTGGCCAAATCACTCGTGAAAAATATGGGACAGACAATATCTTTTCCGTTGGTTTTGGGACATATAGCGGTACGGTTATTGCCGGAGACAAATGGGGAGCCCCTTATGAAAAAATGACATTACCGAAAGCAATGCGTGGCAGCTGGGAGGAAATGCTTCATCGTGCAGGGTCCCACGATAAATTTTTAATGTTTTCACAGGAGAATAAAACGCTGTTTGAAGAGCGTGTCGGTCATCGTGCTGTTGGAGTTGTATACCATCCTGAATATGAGCAATATGGAAACTATGTTCCATCCAGCATTTCAGAAAGATATAATAGCTTTATTTATGTGGACAAATCAACTGCCCTTTCGCCACTGCCTGTTGAAGTAATAAGTGATTAGCTTGTTTTTACCATAAAAAAAAGGAGTAGCATATGCTGCTCCCTTTATAAACGCTGATTATTTTCTTCTTATAAATGTTAACACGATTGCGATAACAGAAATAACGATCGCTGCAATGGATAAAACGTTGCTTGTTGAAGAACCTGCAGTGTCTTCATCGCTGTCAGCTGACTCATCAGTGTCTGCATCATGGTCTGAAGTATGGCCATGGCTATCTGTTGTTGCTGTAGACTTAGTAATTTCTGTTACAGAATGAGGAAGATCCGCATCTGCATCACCAGTCCATTCTACAATGCTTCCATCTGTGTAATATTGGAATGCATCCCAAATTACTTCACCTGCATCAGCAGGATTTTGGGCAGTAAAGCTGAAAAGACGGTATTCGCCTGGTTTGATTGCTGCATCATCATTTTCTGCTTCCCATGTAACAGTCGTTACTTTATCATCATCATTCTTTTCAGTAGTTACCTTCCAGCCATCAACAGGCTGATACATTTTAAAATCTACATTGTCTGCAATTTTGATGGATACTTTATTTGTGTTAACTTCCTTTTCAACAGGGATTTTAACCGTATACGTTTCCCATGCCTCTGTTGTGGATGTTGACGGGTTAACAGTTACATGAGCGTTAGCTGGAAGAGCAATTAAAAATACTGCTGCAAATGTAACTAAAAATGCTGTAATTCTTTTTTTCATATGTATCATGCTTTTAACTCCTTTTCGTTCTTTTTTTCACAAGCGTTTAAAACACTATGTAAATAGGAATAACCTTCTTTATCATAACAGATGTGTTAAGCGCTTTACATTTATATTTGTGGCAAATTTGTGAACAAGTAATATTAGCCAGTTTGGCCGCTTTTTCTACTTTTAAAACATATGGTGATAAAGCGTCCCATAATCTTATTTATAAGTCACATAATAGACACAACTTACAAACTAAGCCTGTAGCTACTCCTATATACAGAATTTAGGTAATTCCTATTTAACTAGCACAAAAATTTCTTTTAAGGCCATGCTATGCAATTATAAAATACAAAATAAAGCGATTAATTCCATTATTCTTGACCTGTCCTTACACGGCTGCCTATACTTCTCCCCAATCCCCCTCATATTGTAACGGTAAAAGGAGGGATTTTATGTTTCATAGTACAAGATTACATGGAGGTGTTCCAGTTGTTGTCGGGGCCCCCACAGTGGGAGGAGTGCATGTTGCACCAGTAGTTGGTCATGGAGCCGCAACTTTAACTGGCTTTGTTGCACCGTCTGCGGGCTTTAGTGCAGGAAATCCAACGATCATTTATCCATATAAGCAGTATCCACCCTACATGAACCCAAATCAATATTATCCTAATTATCCTTACAATCCTTATTATCCACCGTATTATTGACTTGCTGTCAAACAAAAAAGCATTTCGCCATATTAGCGAAATGCTTTTTTTATTAAACGATAGATGTTGTTTCTTGCTTTTTCGTCTTTTTCCAACCAAGCATCATTAATACAAGGCCACCAACAGAAACGACAAGACCAGCAATGCTAAGGGCTAATTCTAACACACTCTTATTTTCCGCGCCTGTACCTGGACCATTCATGCCATTCATTGCTGGCATATTACCTTGTGCCTGACTTGAATCAAATCCAGAATCAGCAGTTGCTGTAGAATTTTCTGTGCTGTCCGTGCTTTCCGTCGTATCACTAGTTGAACTTGTTGAACTATCCGATGATCCATTCATTTGCATGCTAGGCGCTTGTCCACTCATTTGCCCCATATCTGGTGCAGAGCCAGCGCTAAAGTAAGAGGTAACACCTAATATCGATTGTGCTAGTAATAAAAGCATTGCTGCAATAATTGCGATAGATTGTATTTTTTTCATTTTATCTCTCTCCTAATTCGTAATGTAGGTTCATTATGGATTAGGAAGCTTAAGTTTTTCTTAACTTTTATTAATAGATTTATTTTTCCTTGTAGCTTAGCTGCCATTGGATTTCATGGTGTCATCAATAAAATCTAGTTTAATCCCCTGCCAATAAAATTAGCACTTACACAGTCCTGCCCAATTTCTCTCGCCCATACGGACAGCTGCCCAATATGATGGACTTCGTGAACGATGCAGTGATTGATAATTTCCGCTCTTGAGAAGGCTTCATCTTGCCATGAGACTTTGATTCTTTCAGACTGGTCTTTGGCAAAATTTGCAATCAGCAACTCTCTAACCTCTGCTTTCACCTTGTCTGATAAGGTCTTTACCTTTTCAATGCTATTGTACTCAGAAGTTGTAAATTCTACTGTTTCCTTTCCTGTAAGGGCGAGCAGCCAGCTGTACTCTACATCAACAATATGTACAAGTGTTGCCAATATCCCTTGCAAGCCTCCTGTTCGCTTGGCAAGCAGCTCCTGTTCAGGAATGGACTCACACCATTTCAGCCACTCATCCCTTACTTGCCAGTTGTATTCAAATAATGATTGCATGGCAATCTCCCTTCTAGTGTTATGGTCTTTCAACAGGTATCCAAATTTCTGAATAATAATCCGCGCTGTGTAAATTTCCTTCTCCGTATACTTCTAACTGCGGGGAGGCTACTTGTACATAGCCGCTAGTCGGGAACCATTCTCCATAAATTTTTTTCCATGTTTGCTGCATGCTGTCAGGCATTGCTCCATGTACTGCAAATATCGCCCATTTTGATGGTGGAATTGTAATGATATCGTATCCTTGCTGAGCTTCTTTCGTGGAGGCTGCTGCAATCCAATAATCCATATCCTTGTTTTCGCTGTTTGTTTCTGTGCATATACCAAGAATCCCCTTAATTTGCCCGTTATTCCATGCTGCTAATGCTTCTGTTGATCCATCACCATTTGCCTCACTCCAAAAAAGCGGTATTTCTCGAAAATTCTCTCCTTCCTTATAAGAAAAGGATCTTTTCTTGCCAATTGCTTGAAAGCCTTCCATTTCGACAATTTTCACATTCATCGGTTCTGCTCCCTTCAAAAGAATTTGTATTGTAAAAGGATTATAGATAGTCAGCTTTCCCTTTCCGTTGCGGATATCACTCGGTGTTGAGCCATGCTGCTTTCGGAAAGCTTTTGTGAATGCTTCTGGTGATTCATAGCCATATTTAAGGGCAGCGTCTAACACCCGCAGCTCTTTATTCATCAATTCCTGTCCCGCACAAGACAGACGTCTTCTCCGTATATATTCACCAACCGTTGTGTCAGTCAAAACAGAGAATGTCCGTTGAAAATGGAAAGAGGAAATGCAAGCCTGCTTGGCAATTTCTGACGTCTCCAATTTCTCGTCCAGATGTTCTTCAATATATTGGAGTGCCTTTTGCAAACCTTCAAGCCATGTCACTAGTATCACATCCTTCCTTACAGTTTAGCTGCAATAATATCCTTGCGCCTGTCATTTCTTGCTCGATTCAAACAGGTTTTTCAACTAAGCATTCTTGATTGCTTCTCCTATTTCCTTCTTCATAATGTTGATATTTGGAGAAAATAAAAACAGCCCCATTAATTTGGACTGTTGTGATGAAACTTTATCCCTTATGCGCTGCCGCCATCTCCACCACATCCGCCGTCTGAGCTGAATGATGAACCGCAGTCATGATTCGAATGGTGGCTGTGACCGCCATCATGATATCCGTTTCCAGGTAAATCCCATGGTGTGTAGCTCGCATGTGAAGACTTGGAAATTTTAGATGCTTTTGAACCCTTTGAAAAAAGCGATGCGATAAACAGTATCCCTACTAATATAATGACAATGTACATAATTTTCAGCCTCCTTTTTACTATTTACGAATTAAAGTTCATTTAGTTTCACTTTTTTACAGAATTTTCACCATAAATGTAAAAAACTGCCGAATAAATCGGCAGCTTTCGTTGTTATTCATTATTGGCTGCTTTTGCTTTTACTTTTTTTTGCTTTTGAATGAAATAAACTACGACTGTCACTGCAAGGATAATCAGTACAATGAGAATAGGGTTAATATCGGTGGACAGAAAACCAAACGGGATTAAGGATAACACAAAAAAGTACAAAAAGTTGCCTGCAGCTGTTCCGGCCACAAATCCCTTTAAGGAGATGGTTGTTACTGCAGCCAATATATTTAGTATGCTTGTAGGGAAAAATGGTAAAACCCTCGCATAAAACACATATTGTCCACCTTTATTTTCAATTTTCCGAAGCGCCTCACCATGTGCTTTTTTTTGGACGAAATCCTGTAACCAATAACGGACTGCCACAAACACAATGATTGCCGCGACAATACTGGAAATCCAGCTCCACATAAACCCATAAAAAAAGCCGAAGGCATAATAATTTATTGTGATTACAAGTATTAACGGAATTACTGTAAAGCTATTTTGTATAATCATTATAATTAAGCTCAGTATAAGTGCATAAATTTCGTTATTCCGATAATAAGCTGTGAATTCCTTCAGTTCTCCATTTCTTATTGCATGAAATATTTCTAGCTGGTATAACATGAAGCTGATCAAAACAACTGTTCCAACAAAAGAAAGTAATTTCCATAATTTTTTTATAGCGATCACCTTTTTTCTTATATATATGGCAGGCTATTTTACGAATTAACCATAAGCTACCCTATTTACTTTTTCTCTTTTCCTAACATACCTGCTAAACATGTAAAAATAAACATAGCTTTTCTCCGTTTTATTTAGATAATAGTCGATTTCCATTACATTTTGATTAAATTTGTCAAATATACAAGAAATGGTATTTTATGAGGAGTATAATAGATTTAATCCACAAAGGAGGTTTATCTATGGCTATTTTATTAGAAACACATTTAGGCCAGAAAGATACAGAGCTTTATATAACTTATACAGAGGATGGACGAGTTATTGTTGCGATTCCGACAATCCATTGGTCTGCAGAGTTAAACATAAGCGATGATGACATGCAGAAAAATGAATACATCCAAGCATCCCTCCATTACCATATGTATGAAGGGGACATCATGAGCTTGGCTGATAAGATATTAGAGCATACTGCAAAAT is part of the Niallia taxi genome and harbors:
- a CDS encoding glycoside hydrolase family 43 protein, producing MKRKGKGFKLKIALLVLVACLSISSSASASFWSLTGDLQIHDPSIIKEGNTWYTFGTGSPNGIRVLRSDNGTNWYQAPTIFPTAPSWWANYVPNYEKNQWAPDISYYNGRYWLYYSVSSFGSNTSLIGLLSTSSITSGQWRDDGLVTRSVSSNNYNAIDGDLVIDKDGNPWLSFGSFWSGIKLTRLDKTTMKPTGSLYSIAARPNNNGAVEAPNIVYRNGYYYLFVSFDSCCQGVNSTYKMAVGRSTSITGPYVDKNGVNMLNGGGTIFDTGNDRWKGPGHSDILNNNLIVRHSYDALNNGMPTMLINDLYWDSSGWPTY
- a CDS encoding NAD(P)-dependent oxidoreductase, which codes for MKVALIGLGNMGIPIAENILKSGHELVIYNRTASKRQSLVEKGAEMAVSPADAAEKATIVFTILSDDKAAEAVVYGEKGIISGLPKGGIHVSVSTLSVELAKKLEEDHEKNSQAFVSCPVLGRPDAAAAAALRLLVAGPKQAREKIMPVLNALGKDIFIVGEKGHLANVVKLGNNFLIVSMLEALSEAFVFVEKYGIKADAFLEIANTLFASPVYQNYGKIMVEERFEEGGFKLALGLKDVNLMLEAAHNAKITLPTAEIAKKHYEEGIEQGWSDLDWAAIVKLLREKSEQ
- a CDS encoding erythromycin esterase family protein, translated to MLIKINEHIENIQKHSKAFQGIDDLEPLIKEAGKAKYVLLGEATHGTAEFYSLRAEITKKLIQEHGFSFVAVEGDWPSCYEVNKYVKNNSTAANAKEVLAHFNRWPTWMWANEEIIPLLEWLKSFNSNKEAGNKAGFYGLDVYSLWESMEAIVHYLQETKSPHVEKALKAIECFEPYNRKAQTYGMSAALLGESCREEMLELLQAIQQANSKSGDFNEEEQLSLEINALVSKNAENYYKTMITDDQESWNIRDHHMVEALSHISSFYGSDAKGIIWEHNTHIGDARATTMEQEGLVNVGQITREKYGTDNIFSVGFGTYSGTVIAGDKWGAPYEKMTLPKAMRGSWEEMLHRAGSHDKFLMFSQENKTLFEERVGHRAVGVVYHPEYEQYGNYVPSSISERYNSFIYVDKSTALSPLPVEVISD
- a CDS encoding YcnI family copper-binding membrane protein, which produces MKKRITAFLVTFAAVFLIALPANAHVTVNPSTSTTEAWETYTVKIPVEKEVNTNKVSIKIADNVDFKMYQPVDGWKVTTEKNDDDKVTTVTWEAENDDAAIKPGEYRLFSFTAQNPADAGEVIWDAFQYYTDGSIVEWTGDADADLPHSVTEITKSTATTDSHGHTSDHDADTDESADSDEDTAGSSTSNVLSIAAIVISVIAIVLTFIRRK
- a CDS encoding DinB family protein — translated: MQSLFEYNWQVRDEWLKWCESIPEQELLAKRTGGLQGILATLVHIVDVEYSWLLALTGKETVEFTTSEYNSIEKVKTLSDKVKAEVRELLIANFAKDQSERIKVSWQDEAFSRAEIINHCIVHEVHHIGQLSVWAREIGQDCVSANFIGRGLN
- a CDS encoding AraC family transcriptional regulator; the encoded protein is MTWLEGLQKALQYIEEHLDEKLETSEIAKQACISSFHFQRTFSVLTDTTVGEYIRRRRLSCAGQELMNKELRVLDAALKYGYESPEAFTKAFRKQHGSTPSDIRNGKGKLTIYNPFTIQILLKGAEPMNVKIVEMEGFQAIGKKRSFSYKEGENFREIPLFWSEANGDGSTEALAAWNNGQIKGILGICTETNSENKDMDYWIAAASTKEAQQGYDIITIPPSKWAIFAVHGAMPDSMQQTWKKIYGEWFPTSGYVQVASPQLEVYGEGNLHSADYYSEIWIPVERP
- a CDS encoding TVP38/TMEM64 family protein, with product MIIQNSFTVIPLILVITINYYAFGFFYGFMWSWISSIVAAIIVFVAVRYWLQDFVQKKAHGEALRKIENKGGQYVFYARVLPFFPTSILNILAAVTTISLKGFVAGTAAGNFLYFFVLSLIPFGFLSTDINPILIVLIILAVTVVVYFIQKQKKVKAKAANNE
- a CDS encoding YueH family protein, encoding MAILLETHLGQKDTELYITYTEDGRVIVAIPTIHWSAELNISDDDMQKNEYIQASLHYHMYEGDIMSLADKILEHTAKC